A region from the Rosa rugosa chromosome 6, drRosRugo1.1, whole genome shotgun sequence genome encodes:
- the LOC133717183 gene encoding zinc finger protein WIP2-like isoform X1, with protein sequence MTDPKNYNSSGLNRWINFMPPHPQYYCSESTSSFNSNPYPHHQFSHNLMYNNSSCVVQNQPSSSHDSHLKEALPLINKLNPRGAQLEEEGTSHNPKNKADVDDDVALRIGLPSSNYSIDPGSGGTEVDQSNDELGAAASVDRLNKGHYWIPTPSQILNGPTQFSCPLCSKTFNRHNNLQNQPSSSHDSHLKEALPLINKLNPRGAQLEEEEEGTSHNPKNKADVDDDVALRIGLPSSNYSIDPGSGGMEVDQSNDKLGAAASVDRLNKGHYRIPTPSQILNSPTQFSCPLCSKSFNRYNNLQVYNLCLIAYIITLYVYLIYFP encoded by the exons ATGACAGACCCTAAAAATTACAACTCCAGCGGCCTCAATAGATGGATCAACTTCATGCCTCCCCATCCACAATACTACTGCTCCGAATCCACTTCTTCTTTCAATTCCAATCCTTATCCACATCATCAGTTCTCTCATAACTTGATGTATAACAACTCCTCCTGTGTTGTTCAGAACCAACCCTCATCATCTCATGATTCTCATCTGAAAGAAGCTCTGCCTTTAATAAACAAACTAAACCCTAGAGGAGCACAATTAGAGGAAGAGGGCACAAGTCACAACCCCAAGAACAAAGCTGATGTCGATGATGATGTAGCCCTACGTATAGGCCTCCCAAGTAGTAATTATAGTATTGATCCAGGTAGTGGTGGTACGGAAGTAGATCAATCTAATGATGAATTAGGAGCAGCTGCGAGTGTGGACAGATTAAACAAGGGTCATTACTGGATTCCCACCCCTTCTCAGATTCTAAATGGCCCAACTCAATTCTCATGTCCTCTGTGCTCCAAAACCTTTAACAGACACAATAACTTGCAG AACCAACCCTCATCATCTCATGATTCTCATCTGAAAGAAGCTCTGCCTTTAATAAACAAACTAAACCCTAGAGGAGCACAAttagaggaagaggaagagggcaCAAGCCACAACCCCAAGAACAAAGCTGATGTCGATGATGATGTAGCCCTACGTATAGGCCTCCCAAGTAGTAATTATAGTATTGATCCAGGTAGTGGTGGTATGGAAGTAGATCAATCTAATGATAAATTAGGAGCAGCTGCGAGTGTGGACAGATTAAACAAGGGTCATTACAGGATTCCCACCCCTTCTCAGATTCTAAATAGCCCAACTCAATTCTCATGTCCTCTGTGCTCCAAATCCTTTAACAGATACAATAACTTGCAGGTATATAATTTATGCTTAATTGCTTACATAATTACATTATATGTATACTTAATTTATTTTCCGTGA